In a genomic window of Moraxella osloensis:
- the bla gene encoding class A beta-lactamase, with protein MKRRHFLKTAVTLPFLSLSVIGCATTKPALSVTYKTNTLLQNLLSDLLPSWENKLNAKIGMAVITASNNELASYRGNDFFPFNSTIKAFIGAYILHLVDKGQLDLAQTLQIKATDLLEYAPQSKKFFEANQPISIAELSEAMITVSDNTASNLLLDTTGGLKPFNDFLHQIGNSEVILVHNEPLLNRSHYGDKIDTAKPIAYTQALKNILMGDILSEQSKKLLLTWLINDKVGDSLLRKHLPKDWQIGDKTGAGDESRNIVAIVWNSQKEAYFVSLFITQPYDGKSHDFNNQKSVAIAEIGQAIYSIL; from the coding sequence ATGAAACGCAGGCATTTTTTAAAAACAGCAGTTACCTTACCTTTTTTAAGCCTATCCGTAATTGGATGTGCAACCACAAAGCCTGCTTTATCGGTAACATACAAAACTAACACCCTATTGCAAAACTTGCTAAGTGATTTATTGCCAAGTTGGGAAAACAAACTTAACGCCAAAATTGGTATGGCTGTCATTACTGCCAGTAATAACGAGTTAGCAAGCTATCGAGGAAATGATTTTTTTCCTTTTAATAGTACTATCAAGGCATTCATTGGTGCATATATTTTACATTTAGTTGATAAAGGACAATTGGATTTAGCCCAAACCTTGCAAATTAAAGCAACAGACTTGCTAGAGTATGCACCACAAAGTAAAAAGTTTTTTGAAGCTAATCAACCTATTAGCATTGCCGAATTGTCTGAAGCTATGATTACCGTAAGTGACAACACTGCAAGTAATTTATTGCTAGACACAACAGGTGGTTTAAAGCCTTTTAACGACTTTTTGCATCAAATTGGTAATAGTGAAGTTATTCTGGTTCATAATGAGCCGTTGCTCAATCGCTCGCATTATGGTGATAAGATTGATACGGCAAAACCTATTGCCTATACCCAAGCTCTAAAAAATATACTAATGGGTGATATTCTATCTGAGCAAAGCAAGAAACTATTACTGACTTGGTTAATCAACGATAAAGTTGGTGATAGTTTACTACGTAAACATTTGCCTAAAGACTGGCAGATTGGTGATAAAACCGGTGCAGGTGACGAATCAAGAAACATCGTGGCAATCGTTTGGAATTCTCAGAAAGAAGCATATTTCGTCAGTTTATTTATCACACAGCCATACGATGGTAAATCCCATGATTTTAACAATCAAAAAAGTGTGGCAATAGCAGAAATTGGACAAGCGATTTATTCAATTTTATAA
- a CDS encoding transposase, with amino-acid sequence MAQIDITKPKRRTYSKELKAYLVEQALTGERSIARLAQGHCINPNLLQKWIRAARNNKISTTISQPLKSLTSNINHTLIEHEPAFLPVTLQHKAKHEPTPQATALAQTITGVELQIPKHNGLPIKLSIDQIDKYSLIELLRGLQ; translated from the coding sequence ATGGCACAAATAGACATAACCAAACCGAAGCGACGGACATACAGCAAAGAACTCAAGGCCTATCTTGTAGAACAAGCCTTAACAGGCGAACGCTCGATAGCAAGGCTAGCTCAAGGTCACTGCATCAACCCAAATTTATTGCAGAAATGGATAAGAGCTGCCAGAAACAATAAAATTTCAACAACCATCAGCCAACCTTTAAAAAGCCTAACTTCCAATATCAACCATACGCTTATTGAACATGAGCCTGCCTTCTTACCTGTTACCCTGCAACATAAAGCCAAGCACGAACCAACACCACAAGCAACTGCCTTAGCTCAAACCATCACAGGCGTAGAACTACAAATTCCTAAGCATAACGGGCTACCCATAAAATTAAGCATTGACCAAATCGACAAATATAGCCTCATCGAACTACTGCGGGGGCTACAATGA
- the tnpB gene encoding IS66 family insertion sequence element accessory protein TnpB (TnpB, as the term is used for proteins encoded by IS66 family insertion elements, is considered an accessory protein, since TnpC, encoded by a neighboring gene, is a DDE family transposase.), whose amino-acid sequence MKPLIHPQQIWLSTTPMDMRSGSNKLLAFIIEHHQVIRLGCAYLFYNKTGTRLKVLIHDGLGIWLCTRSLDDSKFHGLTKQLTGVSNTGLTISHEQFHALINGLPWHNLGKEIITLCL is encoded by the coding sequence ATGAAACCACTCATCCACCCACAGCAAATCTGGCTATCCACCACCCCCATGGACATGCGAAGTGGCAGTAACAAACTACTCGCCTTTATCATAGAGCATCATCAAGTCATTCGGCTAGGCTGTGCCTACCTATTCTACAACAAAACAGGCACACGGCTAAAAGTGCTCATTCATGATGGACTTGGTATCTGGCTATGCACCCGAAGCCTTGACGACAGCAAATTTCATGGCTTAACCAAACAACTCACCGGTGTTTCTAACACAGGACTCACCATCAGCCACGAGCAATTTCATGCCCTCATTAACGGACTACCTTGGCACAATCTGGGCAAAGAAATCATCACCCTCTGCCTTTAA
- the tnpC gene encoding IS66 family transposase produces the protein MTDAQTLLQRIAELEAQNALLEQQAKQQAAINLLLEQQSKQQQQQLIHAQKIETKLQTALKKVQQENEQLYCTVLDLIEKQKKLIHQLYGQKSEGLTAKQDHLNQESALEDLSALEQIRDDYRKDISQEELAGLPTVEPIEAESLISQDQVDQSCIEKQTNPKIKRPRHAVIPDNLDVKTIVHQPATTICACGCQMKQIGQDKQDKLGMIPKRFYIERHVYPKYTCNQCDRQRLIQTKTPPQIIDKSISTPELLAHILISKYADHQPLYRQNLIYLRSGVNIPDATMADWVGRCGVELEPLVQRLRELLLGQPILHADETPVTIMKVGGTSPKKGYVWAYLTPQHSPFKAVVYDFAISRRNEHPKDFLQKWQGKLVCDDYNGYKFLFHQGVTEIGCMAHARRKFYELQVTGQSLVSYEALELFQKLYVVEREIDERFEKNQTLTPRDASIVRQIRQAKAKPIADSLYRWLQEKRQLTSKNAGITKAIDYCLKRWMALSRYLDDGNLPIDNNWAENQMRPWALGRKNWLFAGSLRSGQRAAVIMSLVQSARLNGVDPYAYLTDVLKRLPTHKDKDIDELLPHVWQPPQ, from the coding sequence ATGACCGACGCTCAAACACTCCTACAACGTATTGCCGAACTTGAAGCCCAAAACGCCCTGCTTGAACAACAAGCAAAACAGCAGGCTGCCATCAATCTATTACTTGAACAACAAAGCAAACAACAACAGCAACAACTCATCCATGCTCAAAAGATAGAAACCAAGCTACAAACCGCCCTTAAAAAAGTTCAACAAGAAAATGAACAACTATACTGCACTGTGCTTGATCTTATTGAAAAGCAGAAAAAACTCATTCATCAACTGTATGGACAAAAAAGCGAAGGATTAACTGCTAAGCAAGACCACTTAAACCAAGAATCTGCGCTTGAAGACTTATCTGCGCTTGAACAAATACGAGATGACTACCGCAAAGACATAAGCCAAGAGGAACTTGCTGGCTTACCCACCGTTGAACCTATCGAAGCGGAAAGCCTTATTAGCCAGGACCAAGTAGACCAGTCTTGCATCGAAAAACAAACTAATCCCAAGATCAAACGTCCAAGACATGCTGTTATCCCTGACAACCTGGATGTGAAAACCATCGTTCATCAGCCAGCAACGACGATCTGTGCCTGTGGTTGTCAAATGAAGCAAATCGGCCAAGACAAGCAAGATAAACTCGGCATGATCCCTAAGCGATTTTATATCGAACGTCACGTTTATCCCAAATACACCTGCAACCAATGCGACCGCCAACGACTCATTCAAACCAAAACACCGCCCCAAATCATTGATAAAAGTATTTCGACCCCTGAGCTATTGGCACATATCCTAATTAGTAAGTACGCCGACCATCAGCCGCTATATCGGCAAAATCTGATTTACTTACGAAGTGGGGTGAATATCCCTGATGCGACCATGGCAGATTGGGTCGGACGCTGTGGCGTAGAGCTTGAACCATTGGTGCAACGCCTACGTGAGTTATTACTGGGTCAGCCGATTCTGCATGCCGATGAAACACCCGTTACCATTATGAAGGTGGGTGGCACATCACCGAAAAAAGGCTATGTGTGGGCATACCTGACTCCTCAGCATAGCCCTTTTAAAGCGGTGGTATATGACTTTGCGATAAGTCGTCGCAATGAGCATCCTAAAGATTTTCTGCAAAAGTGGCAAGGCAAGCTGGTTTGCGATGATTATAATGGTTATAAGTTCTTGTTTCATCAGGGCGTTACTGAAATCGGTTGTATGGCACATGCCAGACGTAAGTTTTATGAGCTACAGGTAACCGGGCAAAGCCTTGTGAGTTACGAAGCGTTAGAGTTGTTCCAGAAGCTGTACGTCGTTGAGCGTGAGATTGATGAGCGGTTTGAGAAAAATCAGACCCTAACACCCAGAGATGCCAGTATAGTGAGGCAAATCAGGCAAGCTAAGGCAAAACCGATTGCTGATAGCCTATATCGATGGCTACAAGAGAAAAGACAGTTAACCAGTAAGAATGCCGGTATTACCAAGGCAATTGATTATTGTCTGAAACGGTGGATGGCGTTAAGTCGCTATCTAGATGATGGTAATTTGCCGATTGATAATAATTGGGCTGAAAATCAGATGCGTCCTTGGGCACTCGGGCGTAAAAACTGGTTGTTCGCAGGTTCGCTCAGAAGTGGTCAGCGGGCGGCAGTGATTATGTCGCTTGTCCAGTCTGCTAGGTTAAATGGTGTTGATCCTTATGCGTATTTGACTGATGTGCTAAAACGCCTGCCGACCCATAAAGATAAGGATATTGATGAGTTACTACCTCATGTTTGGCAACCTCCGCAATAG
- a CDS encoding IS630 family transposase, translating to MAFWFGLTNILFMDETGFYQRQSYHRSWSPVGTPCYAKMDANKGKRLNLIGAMSMAEFKLIAPVTFEGGCKRDTVENWLHTLGQSLPKDELDSYPQRFLIMDNARFHRGGDLKQIAEKYNLTLLYLPPYSPELNPVENKWAVVKQKVKLSINDFDSLHDCVKYCSV from the coding sequence ATGGCTTTTTGGTTTGGTCTGACCAACATCCTATTTATGGATGAAACAGGCTTTTACCAAAGACAAAGCTATCATCGTAGCTGGTCACCGGTTGGCACACCTTGCTATGCTAAAATGGATGCCAATAAAGGCAAACGCTTAAATCTTATTGGTGCAATGAGTATGGCTGAATTTAAACTGATTGCACCTGTGACCTTTGAAGGTGGGTGTAAGCGTGATACGGTAGAAAATTGGCTTCACACGCTTGGTCAATCTTTGCCTAAAGATGAACTCGACAGCTACCCACAGCGTTTTTTAATCATGGATAATGCGCGCTTTCATCGGGGTGGTGATTTAAAACAGATTGCCGAAAAATACAACTTAACGTTACTGTACTTACCACCTTATTCTCCTGAGTTAAATCCTGTGGAGAATAAGTGGGCAGTGGTTAAGCAAAAGGTAAAACTCTCGATTAATGACTTCGATTCGCTTCATGATTGTGTTAAATACTGTTCAGTTTAA
- a CDS encoding helix-turn-helix domain-containing protein → MPNLYDQDLRKRTIAYWQETNNKSKTARIFGICRNTLNSWIALYQDQGNTEPKKAQPTGVKHIITDLDSFERYVKAKQFDTAKQLREQYLKDHPDVSISYNAFVDTLHRINWTFKKRPSPTKNQTP, encoded by the coding sequence ATGCCAAACCTATACGACCAAGACTTACGCAAACGCACCATAGCCTACTGGCAAGAAACAAATAACAAAAGCAAAACAGCTAGAATATTCGGCATCTGTCGCAACACGCTTAACAGTTGGATAGCCTTGTACCAGGACCAAGGCAATACCGAACCTAAGAAAGCACAACCAACGGGTGTAAAACACATCATAACTGACCTTGATAGTTTTGAACGATATGTCAAAGCTAAACAATTTGACACCGCTAAACAGCTACGGGAACAATATTTAAAAGACCATCCCGATGTCAGTATATCCTACAATGCGTTTGTCGATACCCTACATCGTATCAACTGGACATTTAAAAAAAGACCTTCACCTACAAAGAATCAGACCCCGTAA
- a CDS encoding IS3 family transposase (programmed frameshift), with amino-acid sequence MSKRMTESQIVAILKEADAGVPVKELCRQHGIASSTFYKWKAKYGGMEASDVKRLKELEEENRRLKQMYAELSLKSQLQAEIIKKLLVPVVERKALAQQLQAQHDISIVVSCQIVCISRTAYYYEPKLNDDKSIVDKLTELTDKHTRWGFPKCYKRLRKLGYVWNHKRVYRVYTAMKLNLRRKAKRRLPARAPEPLTVPNSLGHTWSMDFMSDKLHNNIRFRTFNVIDDYNRELLGIDIGTSIPSLRVIRYLDQLAQCHGYPNKIRVDNGSEFTSSIFTDWAAANNILIEYIKPGCPYQNAYIERFNRSYRNEVLDCYLFNNLNEVRQLTDEWINVYNHERPHDSLGNMTPAEFKQVA; translated from the exons ATGAGCAAGCGAATGACAGAAAGCCAGATCGTAGCGATCTTAAAAGAAGCCGATGCGGGTGTGCCAGTAAAAGAACTATGTCGTCAGCATGGCATAGCGAGCTCGACGTTTTACAAGTGGAAAGCCAAATACGGTGGCATGGAAGCCTCTGACGTTAAACGATTAAAAGAACTCGAAGAAGAAAACCGCAGGCTCAAGCAAATGTATGCTGAACTCAGCTTAAAATCTCAACTGCAGGCAGAAATCATAAAAAAGCTAT TAGTGCCTGTAGTCGAGCGTAAAGCATTAGCACAACAACTACAGGCACAGCATGATATCAGCATTGTGGTTAGCTGTCAGATTGTCTGTATCAGCCGAACTGCTTACTACTATGAGCCTAAACTTAACGATGACAAGTCTATCGTTGATAAGCTTACTGAACTCACTGACAAGCATACCCGCTGGGGATTTCCAAAGTGCTATAAGCGGCTACGTAAACTTGGGTATGTCTGGAACCATAAGCGCGTATATCGGGTCTATACAGCGATGAAACTTAATCTGCGTCGCAAAGCCAAACGGCGACTGCCTGCACGTGCTCCCGAGCCACTGACAGTGCCAAATAGCTTAGGCCATACTTGGTCAATGGACTTTATGAGTGACAAGCTGCATAACAATATCCGCTTTCGCACTTTCAATGTTATTGATGATTATAACCGTGAACTATTAGGCATTGATATTGGTACCAGTATACCGTCACTACGAGTGATTCGCTATTTAGATCAGTTAGCCCAGTGCCATGGCTATCCTAACAAGATTCGTGTTGATAATGGCAGTGAGTTTACCTCTAGTATATTCACTGATTGGGCGGCGGCTAACAACATCTTGATTGAGTATATCAAGCCTGGCTGCCCATACCAAAATGCGTATATTGAACGATTTAATCGTAGCTACCGAAATGAGGTGTTAGATTGCTATCTGTTCAATAATTTAAATGAGGTTAGACAATTAACCGATGAATGGATCAATGTTTATAACCATGAACGACCGCATGATTCATTGGGTAATATGACACCTGCTGAGTTTAAACAGGTGGCTTAA